Within Streptomyces sp. SS1-1, the genomic segment GAAGAACACGGTGCTGTTCCTCGGCCGGCACGTCGGCTACCCGGTCGCCCTCGAAGGCGCCCTGAAGCTGAAGGAACTCGCCTACATGCACGCCGAGGGCTTCGCGGCGGGCGAGCTGAAGCACGGTCCGATCGCCCTGATCGAGGACGACCTGCCCGTCGTCGTGGTCGTGCCGTCGCCGCGCGGCCGGTCGGTCCTGCACGACAAGATCGTCTCCAACATCCAGGAGATCCGGGCGCGGGGGGCGCGCACCATCGTCATCGCGGAGGAGGGCGACGAGACGGTCGTGCCGTACGCCGACCACCTCATCCGCATCCCGGCCACCCCGACCCTGCTCCAGCCGCTGGTGGCGACCGTCCCCCTCCAGGTCTTCGCCTGCGAACTGGCCACGGCCCGCGGCAACGAGGTGGACCAGCCGCGCAACCTCGCGAAGTCCGTGACGGTGGAGTAGGCGGCGGCAAAACCCCGGCGCGCGGAGCCGCCCGCCGCCTACGCTCCCCGGCATGACGATCACGTACGCGTGGCGGGGCGACTTCGAGGACGCGGCCGTCGACGCCCTGCACGGCGAGGCGTTCGGGCACGCTCCGACGGGCACCGAGTGGGGCGCGCGGGTGCGCGGGCACAGCCTCGGCTGGGTCTGCGCACACCGGGACGGGCGGCTCGTTGGGTTCGTCAACGTCGTCTGGGACGGCGGTGCGCACGCCTTCCTCCTCGACACGATGGTCGCCTCGGACGCGCGAGGGAGGGGCGTCGGGACCGAACTCGTGGCCGTCGCCGCCGAGGAGGCGCGCTCGGCGGGCTGCCACTGGCTGCACGTCGACTTCGAGGAACGGCTGCGCCCCTTCTACTTCGAGGCGTGCGAGTTCAGGCCGACGGACGCGGGGCTGATCGCCCTGCGCTGACCCGCCGCCCGCTCACCCCGCCGTCCCGTCAGCCCGTCACGTCCCGCCACGCCTCCGGGACGCCCTCCGCCACGTCGTGGGCGGCCAGCGGGGCGCCGTCCGCCGCGAACCGGGCCGACAGCCCGTGCAGATACGCCCCGGCGCTCGCCGCGTCCAGCGGGGCGAGGCCCGCCGCCAGCAGGGAGCCCGCGAGGCCCGACAGGACGTCACCGCTCCCGGCCGTGGCCAGCCAGGAGGTGCCCGTGGGGTTCACCCGGACCGGGCCCGTGCCCCCGGCGCCGGCCACCAGGGTCGTGGAGCCCTTCAGCAGCACGGTCGCCGTGTAGCGCGCCGCCAGCTCGCGCACCGACGTCAGCCGGGCCGCCTCGACCTCCTCACGGGTGACGCCGAGCAGCGCCGCCGCCTCCCCGGCGTGCGGGGTCATCAGCGTCGGCGCCGTCCGCGCCCGTACCGCCTCCGGGTCCGCGAGCCGCAACCCGTCGGCGTCGATCAGCACCGGCACGTCCGTCGACAGGACCTCCGCGACCGTCGCCGCGTCGTCACCGGCGCCCGGCCCGACCACCCACGCCTGGACCCGCCCGGCCTTGCGCGGCCCCCGGTCCGACACCAGCGTCTCCGGGAACCGGGTGATCACCGCGTCCCCTGCCGGGCCCACGTACCGCACCGCCCCGGCCCCGCCGCGCAGCGCCCCCGACACCGCGAGCACGGCGGCCCCCGGATAGCGCGCCGAACCGGCCGCGATGCCGACCACGCCCCGGCGGTACTTGTCGGACTCCGCCGCCGGCACCGGCAACAGCCGCGCCACGTCCGCGTGTTGCAGCGCCTCCAGCTCCACCGCGTCGTGCGGCAGCGCCAGCCCGATGTCGACGAGCCGCACCACACCGGCGTGTTCACGGGCCGGGTCGATCAGCAGCCCCGGCTTGTGCGTGCCGAACGTGACGGTGAGGTCCGCCCGCATCGCCGTCCCACGCACCTCGCCGGTGTCGGCGTCCACACCGCTCGGCAGGTCCACCGCGACCACCGGCACCCGGGCCCGCTCCGCGGCATGCGCGAGCGCCGCCGCCTCCGGGCGCAGCCCGCCCTTGCCGCCGATCCCGACGATGCCGTCCACGACGAGGTCGGCGCGCCCGATCAACTCCCCGCCCGCGTCGGCCGTCGCGCTGCGGCCGCCCGCCTTGCGGAGCGCGGCCAGGCCGCCCGGGTGCGCCCGGTCCGGGGAGAGCAGCACCGCCGTGACACCCGCCCCTCGCCGGGCGAGGCGGGCCCCGG encodes:
- a CDS encoding NAD(P)H-hydrate dehydratase, translating into MRTAYGVETVRAAERELMARLPEGALMQRAAAGLAAACADLLGRVYGRRIVLLVGSGDNGGDALYAGARLARRGAGVTAVLLSPDRAHPGGLAALRKAGGRSATADAGGELIGRADLVVDGIVGIGGKGGLRPEAAALAHAAERARVPVVAVDLPSGVDADTGEVRGTAMRADLTVTFGTHKPGLLIDPAREHAGVVRLVDIGLALPHDAVELEALQHADVARLLPVPAAESDKYRRGVVGIAAGSARYPGAAVLAVSGALRGGAGAVRYVGPAGDAVITRFPETLVSDRGPRKAGRVQAWVVGPGAGDDAATVAEVLSTDVPVLIDADGLRLADPEAVRARTAPTLMTPHAGEAAALLGVTREEVEAARLTSVRELAARYTATVLLKGSTTLVAGAGGTGPVRVNPTGTSWLATAGSGDVLSGLAGSLLAAGLAPLDAASAGAYLHGLSARFAADGAPLAAHDVAEGVPEAWRDVTG
- a CDS encoding GNAT family N-acetyltransferase, which gives rise to MTITYAWRGDFEDAAVDALHGEAFGHAPTGTEWGARVRGHSLGWVCAHRDGRLVGFVNVVWDGGAHAFLLDTMVASDARGRGVGTELVAVAAEEARSAGCHWLHVDFEERLRPFYFEACEFRPTDAGLIALR